Proteins encoded by one window of Cannabis sativa cultivar Pink pepper isolate KNU-18-1 chromosome 4, ASM2916894v1, whole genome shotgun sequence:
- the LOC115715305 gene encoding uncharacterized protein LOC115715305 isoform X3 translates to MESLRKLEELQTTMTLMQSHGIISNSSDHESNRFVSNFILFMIQPCGELDLGKKCALVSEFIPKISSGFLEKAATCLTEKGFQQHVFGEELEQNCVDKSDYGEMAVIGLDAMQRANSTLEDFCRSYFMFHGMEVNEPQALFKYLPVLSFTESYIYQLDSLNEKILPSPHNGVKVSEKGYEETDPGLIAKFIKVFKDDPFRPLAVLLGCHGLLTERIQEEFKHGEEYWTLERMLCRALVDGKEISVKDVIRAIHLKSFDYRVLNLLLYQLRGMQVNEVHMDFLSISEFLVEVADDLFDYEVDDVLENNFNILRMFVRIYGTSAPAMLAKYIAEAEEKYNILLKTLDSQLSLDYHRRCEEATQEGGSTSKHPLGTWNIPKLIVDEELYRSNVLDIEREM, encoded by the exons ATGGAAAGCTTAAGGAAGCTAGAAGAGTTGCAGACGACGATGACCTTAATGCAGTCACACGGCATCATATCCAATTCATCCGACCACGAATCTAATCGCTTCGTCTCCAACTTCATCCTTTTCATG ATTCAACCTTGTGGAGAACTTGACTTGGGAAAGAAGTGTGCTTTGGTTTCTGAATTCATTCCAAAG ATTTCTTCTGGGTTTCTTGAGAAAGCCGCAACTTGCCTCACTGAAAAAG GCTTTCAACAGCATGTTTTTGGAGAGGAGTTGGAGCAAAATTGTGTAGACAAGTCTGATTATGGAGAGATGGCTGTGATTGGGCTTGACGCAATGCAGCGGGCAAATTCAACCCTTGAAGATTTT TGCAGATCTTATTTTATGTTTCATGGGATGGAAGTAAATGAACCGCAGGCACTATTCAAATACTTACCTGTGCTTTCTTTTACAGAAAGTTATATATATCAG CTGGATAGTTTGAACGAGAAGATACTGCCTTCACCACACAATGGGGTGAAGGTTTCAGAAAAAGGATACGAG GAAACAGACCCAGGGTTGATTGCCAAATTCATAAAAGTTTTTAAAGACGATCCATTTAGACCACTAGCTGTTCTACTTGGTTGTCATGGACTTTTGACTGAGAG AATACAAGAAGAATTCAAGCATGGAGAAGAGTATTGGACTCTTGAAAGAATGCTTTGTCGTGCTTTGGTTGACGGAAAGGAG ATATCTGTTAAAGATGTGATAAGGGCGATTCATCTCAAATCTTTCGACTATAGAGTGCTGAACCTTCTTCTATACCAATTGAGAGGAATGCAG GTTAATGAGGTGCATATGGATTTCCTTTCAATCTCCGAGTTCCTAGTGGAAGTAGCAGATGATCT GTTTGACTATGAGGTG GATGATGTTTTAGAGAATAATTTCAATATTCTGCGTATGTTTGTCAGAATTTATGGAACTTCTGCTCCTGCTATGTTG GCAAAATACATAGCCGAAGCTGAAGAAAAGTACAACATATTATTGAAGACTTTGGATTCCCAATTGTCCTTGGATTACCATAGAAGATGTGAAGAAGCCACTCAAGAAg GAGGGAGTACGTCAAAACATCCTCTTGGGACATGGAATATACCGAAACTAATAGTAGATGAAGAATTGTACCGATCAAACGTGCTAGATATTGAGAGGGAAATGTAA
- the LOC115715305 gene encoding uncharacterized protein LOC115715305 isoform X2 codes for MESLRKLEELQTTMTLMQSHGIISNSSDHESNRFVSNFILFMVKPFYKYHQSLLIYLILISLLATISFFVPRVSIFFSHFGNTLNGPKIQPCGELDLGKKCALVSEFIPKISSGFLEKAATCLTEKGFQQHVFGEELEQNCVDKSDYGEMAVIGLDAMQRANSTLEDFCRSYFMFHGMEVNEPQALFKYLPVLSFTESYIYQLDSLNEKILPSPHNGVKVSEKGYEETDPGLIAKFIKVFKDDPFRPLAVLLGCHGLLTERIQEEFKHGEEYWTLERMLCRALVDGKEISVKDVIRAIHLKSFDYRVLNLLLYQLRGMQVNEVHMDFLSISEFLVEVADDLFDYEDDVLENNFNILRMFVRIYGTSAPAMLAKYIAEAEEKYNILLKTLDSQLSLDYHRRCEEATQEGGSTSKHPLGTWNIPKLIVDEELYRSNVLDIEREM; via the exons ATGGAAAGCTTAAGGAAGCTAGAAGAGTTGCAGACGACGATGACCTTAATGCAGTCACACGGCATCATATCCAATTCATCCGACCACGAATCTAATCGCTTCGTCTCCAACTTCATCCTTTTCATGGTAAAGCCTTTCTATAAATATCACCAATCGCTActcatttatttgattttgatctCATTGCTTGCTACCATTTCTTTTTTCGTCCCACGAGTTTCAATTTTCTTTTCTCATTTTGGGAACACATTAAACGGTCCGAAGATTCAACCTTGTGGAGAACTTGACTTGGGAAAGAAGTGTGCTTTGGTTTCTGAATTCATTCCAAAG ATTTCTTCTGGGTTTCTTGAGAAAGCCGCAACTTGCCTCACTGAAAAAG GCTTTCAACAGCATGTTTTTGGAGAGGAGTTGGAGCAAAATTGTGTAGACAAGTCTGATTATGGAGAGATGGCTGTGATTGGGCTTGACGCAATGCAGCGGGCAAATTCAACCCTTGAAGATTTT TGCAGATCTTATTTTATGTTTCATGGGATGGAAGTAAATGAACCGCAGGCACTATTCAAATACTTACCTGTGCTTTCTTTTACAGAAAGTTATATATATCAG CTGGATAGTTTGAACGAGAAGATACTGCCTTCACCACACAATGGGGTGAAGGTTTCAGAAAAAGGATACGAG GAAACAGACCCAGGGTTGATTGCCAAATTCATAAAAGTTTTTAAAGACGATCCATTTAGACCACTAGCTGTTCTACTTGGTTGTCATGGACTTTTGACTGAGAG AATACAAGAAGAATTCAAGCATGGAGAAGAGTATTGGACTCTTGAAAGAATGCTTTGTCGTGCTTTGGTTGACGGAAAGGAG ATATCTGTTAAAGATGTGATAAGGGCGATTCATCTCAAATCTTTCGACTATAGAGTGCTGAACCTTCTTCTATACCAATTGAGAGGAATGCAG GTTAATGAGGTGCATATGGATTTCCTTTCAATCTCCGAGTTCCTAGTGGAAGTAGCAGATGATCT GTTTGACTATGAG GATGATGTTTTAGAGAATAATTTCAATATTCTGCGTATGTTTGTCAGAATTTATGGAACTTCTGCTCCTGCTATGTTG GCAAAATACATAGCCGAAGCTGAAGAAAAGTACAACATATTATTGAAGACTTTGGATTCCCAATTGTCCTTGGATTACCATAGAAGATGTGAAGAAGCCACTCAAGAAg GAGGGAGTACGTCAAAACATCCTCTTGGGACATGGAATATACCGAAACTAATAGTAGATGAAGAATTGTACCGATCAAACGTGCTAGATATTGAGAGGGAAATGTAA
- the LOC115715305 gene encoding uncharacterized protein LOC115715305 isoform X4, producing MESLRKLEELQTTMTLMQSHGIISNSSDHESNRFVSNFILFMIQPCGELDLGKKCALVSEFIPKISSGFLEKAATCLTEKGFQQHVFGEELEQNCVDKSDYGEMAVIGLDAMQRANSTLEDFCRSYFMFHGMEVNEPQALFKYLPVLSFTESYIYQLDSLNEKILPSPHNGVKVSEKGYEETDPGLIAKFIKVFKDDPFRPLAVLLGCHGLLTERIQEEFKHGEEYWTLERMLCRALVDGKEISVKDVIRAIHLKSFDYRVLNLLLYQLRGMQVNEVHMDFLSISEFLVEVADDLFDYEDDVLENNFNILRMFVRIYGTSAPAMLAKYIAEAEEKYNILLKTLDSQLSLDYHRRCEEATQEGGSTSKHPLGTWNIPKLIVDEELYRSNVLDIEREM from the exons ATGGAAAGCTTAAGGAAGCTAGAAGAGTTGCAGACGACGATGACCTTAATGCAGTCACACGGCATCATATCCAATTCATCCGACCACGAATCTAATCGCTTCGTCTCCAACTTCATCCTTTTCATG ATTCAACCTTGTGGAGAACTTGACTTGGGAAAGAAGTGTGCTTTGGTTTCTGAATTCATTCCAAAG ATTTCTTCTGGGTTTCTTGAGAAAGCCGCAACTTGCCTCACTGAAAAAG GCTTTCAACAGCATGTTTTTGGAGAGGAGTTGGAGCAAAATTGTGTAGACAAGTCTGATTATGGAGAGATGGCTGTGATTGGGCTTGACGCAATGCAGCGGGCAAATTCAACCCTTGAAGATTTT TGCAGATCTTATTTTATGTTTCATGGGATGGAAGTAAATGAACCGCAGGCACTATTCAAATACTTACCTGTGCTTTCTTTTACAGAAAGTTATATATATCAG CTGGATAGTTTGAACGAGAAGATACTGCCTTCACCACACAATGGGGTGAAGGTTTCAGAAAAAGGATACGAG GAAACAGACCCAGGGTTGATTGCCAAATTCATAAAAGTTTTTAAAGACGATCCATTTAGACCACTAGCTGTTCTACTTGGTTGTCATGGACTTTTGACTGAGAG AATACAAGAAGAATTCAAGCATGGAGAAGAGTATTGGACTCTTGAAAGAATGCTTTGTCGTGCTTTGGTTGACGGAAAGGAG ATATCTGTTAAAGATGTGATAAGGGCGATTCATCTCAAATCTTTCGACTATAGAGTGCTGAACCTTCTTCTATACCAATTGAGAGGAATGCAG GTTAATGAGGTGCATATGGATTTCCTTTCAATCTCCGAGTTCCTAGTGGAAGTAGCAGATGATCT GTTTGACTATGAG GATGATGTTTTAGAGAATAATTTCAATATTCTGCGTATGTTTGTCAGAATTTATGGAACTTCTGCTCCTGCTATGTTG GCAAAATACATAGCCGAAGCTGAAGAAAAGTACAACATATTATTGAAGACTTTGGATTCCCAATTGTCCTTGGATTACCATAGAAGATGTGAAGAAGCCACTCAAGAAg GAGGGAGTACGTCAAAACATCCTCTTGGGACATGGAATATACCGAAACTAATAGTAGATGAAGAATTGTACCGATCAAACGTGCTAGATATTGAGAGGGAAATGTAA
- the LOC115715305 gene encoding uncharacterized protein LOC115715305 isoform X1: protein MESLRKLEELQTTMTLMQSHGIISNSSDHESNRFVSNFILFMVKPFYKYHQSLLIYLILISLLATISFFVPRVSIFFSHFGNTLNGPKIQPCGELDLGKKCALVSEFIPKISSGFLEKAATCLTEKGFQQHVFGEELEQNCVDKSDYGEMAVIGLDAMQRANSTLEDFCRSYFMFHGMEVNEPQALFKYLPVLSFTESYIYQLDSLNEKILPSPHNGVKVSEKGYEETDPGLIAKFIKVFKDDPFRPLAVLLGCHGLLTERIQEEFKHGEEYWTLERMLCRALVDGKEISVKDVIRAIHLKSFDYRVLNLLLYQLRGMQVNEVHMDFLSISEFLVEVADDLFDYEVDDVLENNFNILRMFVRIYGTSAPAMLAKYIAEAEEKYNILLKTLDSQLSLDYHRRCEEATQEGGSTSKHPLGTWNIPKLIVDEELYRSNVLDIEREM from the exons ATGGAAAGCTTAAGGAAGCTAGAAGAGTTGCAGACGACGATGACCTTAATGCAGTCACACGGCATCATATCCAATTCATCCGACCACGAATCTAATCGCTTCGTCTCCAACTTCATCCTTTTCATGGTAAAGCCTTTCTATAAATATCACCAATCGCTActcatttatttgattttgatctCATTGCTTGCTACCATTTCTTTTTTCGTCCCACGAGTTTCAATTTTCTTTTCTCATTTTGGGAACACATTAAACGGTCCGAAGATTCAACCTTGTGGAGAACTTGACTTGGGAAAGAAGTGTGCTTTGGTTTCTGAATTCATTCCAAAG ATTTCTTCTGGGTTTCTTGAGAAAGCCGCAACTTGCCTCACTGAAAAAG GCTTTCAACAGCATGTTTTTGGAGAGGAGTTGGAGCAAAATTGTGTAGACAAGTCTGATTATGGAGAGATGGCTGTGATTGGGCTTGACGCAATGCAGCGGGCAAATTCAACCCTTGAAGATTTT TGCAGATCTTATTTTATGTTTCATGGGATGGAAGTAAATGAACCGCAGGCACTATTCAAATACTTACCTGTGCTTTCTTTTACAGAAAGTTATATATATCAG CTGGATAGTTTGAACGAGAAGATACTGCCTTCACCACACAATGGGGTGAAGGTTTCAGAAAAAGGATACGAG GAAACAGACCCAGGGTTGATTGCCAAATTCATAAAAGTTTTTAAAGACGATCCATTTAGACCACTAGCTGTTCTACTTGGTTGTCATGGACTTTTGACTGAGAG AATACAAGAAGAATTCAAGCATGGAGAAGAGTATTGGACTCTTGAAAGAATGCTTTGTCGTGCTTTGGTTGACGGAAAGGAG ATATCTGTTAAAGATGTGATAAGGGCGATTCATCTCAAATCTTTCGACTATAGAGTGCTGAACCTTCTTCTATACCAATTGAGAGGAATGCAG GTTAATGAGGTGCATATGGATTTCCTTTCAATCTCCGAGTTCCTAGTGGAAGTAGCAGATGATCT GTTTGACTATGAGGTG GATGATGTTTTAGAGAATAATTTCAATATTCTGCGTATGTTTGTCAGAATTTATGGAACTTCTGCTCCTGCTATGTTG GCAAAATACATAGCCGAAGCTGAAGAAAAGTACAACATATTATTGAAGACTTTGGATTCCCAATTGTCCTTGGATTACCATAGAAGATGTGAAGAAGCCACTCAAGAAg GAGGGAGTACGTCAAAACATCCTCTTGGGACATGGAATATACCGAAACTAATAGTAGATGAAGAATTGTACCGATCAAACGTGCTAGATATTGAGAGGGAAATGTAA